The Echinicola rosea genome has a segment encoding these proteins:
- a CDS encoding CehA/McbA family metallohydrolase domain-containing protein, with translation MHPLKKLFFVFLFLIPLVLHAQVEPVLSDFDKKGEASVERTSSGLLVSWPAGKDQHGKLAINTKSDQPLFESWQLVRAGESVELAKSIDPMFLLTVGERDLSKESGWNIFFDRTAYKPHETHRVQLEKSHVEVLSDGQRSVIKVGDLTAGNFSGWLEVTLYHGSPLVNIAAVMHTEEDAKAIIYDAGLVTNDQVWNEIFWSDTEGYLQSKAASQQVGKSENLAVKYRTIIGESEQGSMAVFPAPHQFFYPLDNVYNLQYVWSGENYRDEVDGFGIGIRHDLMGDNRHVPWFNAPPHTDQRLNFFVYLSATKDGQVMEQVKKFTRNDQYKPLPGYRTMASHFHTEHMDDILTHKPVPDIPGHVKALRTMGVNIMHLGEYHLAGNPRDPGPRRLPELDLMFAECERLSTADFLMLPGEEPNCHFGGHWMNIFPNPVYWIMSRQEGEPFVEDHPEYGKVYRVGNKEEMLRLLEEEKGLAWTAHARTKGSKGYPDAYKDEAFFHSDRFNGAAWKSLPADLSNPNLGRRVLKLMDDMANWGERKYVIGEADLFKLEPDYEIYGNMNVNYLQLDKLPKFEDGWQPVVDAMESGKFFVTTGEVLLPTFTINGKGSGEVLKLDGNGKATVKVSAEWTFPLQYAEIISGDGEQVYRETIDLKATRAFGEDEFTFEVDLKGRTWVRLEMWDAAVNGAFTQPVWIE, from the coding sequence ATGCATCCTTTAAAAAAATTATTTTTCGTTTTTTTATTTTTAATACCTCTTGTGCTCCATGCCCAAGTAGAACCTGTCCTTTCCGATTTTGACAAGAAAGGGGAGGCTTCGGTAGAGCGTACCTCTAGCGGTTTGCTCGTATCGTGGCCTGCTGGAAAAGACCAACATGGTAAACTCGCCATTAATACCAAAAGTGATCAGCCGCTTTTTGAATCATGGCAGTTGGTGCGGGCGGGAGAATCTGTAGAACTTGCGAAAAGCATTGACCCAATGTTTTTACTAACGGTTGGCGAACGGGATTTGAGCAAGGAAAGTGGTTGGAATATCTTTTTTGACCGTACCGCCTATAAACCCCATGAAACCCACCGGGTGCAGTTGGAAAAATCCCACGTCGAGGTATTGAGCGATGGGCAGCGATCGGTTATTAAGGTAGGCGATCTGACCGCAGGGAATTTTTCTGGCTGGTTAGAAGTGACGCTTTACCACGGCAGTCCATTGGTCAATATCGCTGCTGTCATGCACACGGAAGAGGATGCCAAAGCGATCATTTATGATGCCGGCTTGGTGACCAATGATCAAGTATGGAATGAGATATTTTGGTCGGATACAGAGGGGTATTTGCAGTCAAAGGCTGCTAGTCAACAGGTAGGGAAAAGTGAAAATCTAGCCGTAAAGTACAGGACGATAATTGGTGAAAGCGAGCAAGGGAGTATGGCGGTGTTTCCGGCACCGCACCAGTTTTTTTACCCATTGGACAATGTGTACAACCTCCAATATGTTTGGTCTGGCGAAAATTACAGGGATGAGGTAGATGGTTTTGGCATCGGCATCAGGCATGACCTTATGGGTGACAACAGGCATGTACCTTGGTTCAATGCTCCTCCCCACACCGATCAGCGACTCAATTTCTTTGTTTACCTAAGTGCCACCAAAGATGGGCAGGTCATGGAGCAGGTAAAGAAATTTACCAGAAATGATCAGTACAAACCATTGCCTGGTTATAGGACCATGGCCAGCCACTTTCATACCGAACATATGGATGATATTCTTACCCATAAGCCGGTGCCTGATATTCCCGGTCACGTGAAAGCCTTACGTACCATGGGTGTGAATATCATGCATCTGGGAGAATACCACTTGGCTGGAAATCCACGCGATCCCGGGCCGAGGAGGTTGCCGGAACTGGATTTGATGTTTGCTGAATGTGAACGGCTGAGTACAGCGGATTTTCTGATGCTTCCGGGGGAAGAACCTAATTGCCATTTCGGAGGACACTGGATGAATATTTTTCCAAATCCTGTTTATTGGATCATGTCCAGACAGGAAGGTGAACCTTTTGTGGAGGATCACCCCGAATACGGTAAAGTTTATCGTGTGGGAAATAAGGAAGAGATGTTGCGGCTGCTGGAGGAAGAGAAGGGTTTGGCTTGGACTGCGCATGCCCGTACCAAGGGTTCCAAAGGCTATCCAGACGCTTATAAAGATGAAGCATTCTTCCATTCGGACCGCTTTAACGGTGCCGCTTGGAAGTCCCTTCCTGCAGACCTTTCCAACCCTAATTTGGGAAGAAGGGTGTTGAAATTGATGGACGATATGGCCAATTGGGGCGAACGAAAATACGTCATCGGTGAAGCTGATCTCTTTAAATTGGAACCGGATTATGAAATCTATGGCAATATGAATGTCAATTACCTTCAATTGGACAAACTTCCAAAATTTGAAGATGGTTGGCAGCCCGTGGTGGATGCGATGGAGTCAGGAAAGTTCTTTGTCACTACTGGAGAGGTGCTTTTGCCCACTTTCACTATCAATGGAAAAGGAAGTGGCGAAGTGTTAAAGCTGGATGGCAATGGAAAAGCCACGGTCAAGGTGAGTGCAGAATGGACATTTCCCCTCCAATACGCAGAGATCATTTCCGGAGATGGAGAGCAGGTGTATCGAGAGACCATTGACTTGAAAGCAACCCGTGCGTTTGGGGAAGATGAATTTACTTTTGAAGTGGACTTGAAAGGCCGCACATGGGTAAGGCTGGAAATGTGGGATGCAGCAGTAAATGGTGCTTTTACACAGCCGGTATGGATAGAATAA
- a CDS encoding glutaminase family protein: protein MTFNMKKWAKLLLAGGMASLVSCQNAAQQHSNGAVAEDMSTLRPPAYPLITVDPYLSVWSMGDALNGDATRHWTGVTNDLQGIIRVDGKSYYFLGQEMTETETVLPLTGLEEPWSYSLEKPSPKWNELGYEEGKQWKTTKGAFTNGDDSPAPNQWNTEDIWVRRPFELEKTDFYDLMLNVHHDDNVKVYLNGVLAYEKEGWVSRPATVAINEKAKAALKKGENLLAIHCQNTTGGAFLDAGLVEVIAPSVDIAQAGQTFSKVNATETHYSFDAGGVALDVTFTAPMLPDNLEVMTRPANYVTFEVAATDSKEHDVQVYFSAAGNLAVNTMNQQVTWERPQIPGLKAMKVGTSTQPVLEKKGDNVRIDWGYLYLTAADQENITSQIDVNTNSVAGFAKNGKLSDKDADQKPIALDDQMITSAFSFDFGKVGEKPKENFLTLAYDDLYSVQFFNQNLKAWWKKYGMSTEEMLQAAQTDYAKLKAESEQFDQQIYQDAFAAAGKEYAEMCALVYRQAVAAHKTVEGPNGELFFFSKENFSNGSIGTVDVTYPSAPLFLIYNPDLLKGMIEPIFYYSESGKWAKPFPAHDVGTYPLANGQTYGEDMPVEEAGNMLLLTAAIAKVEGNADYAQKHWDIMTTWVEYLAKEGFDPANQLCTDDFAGHLAHNANLSVKAIMAIAGYGQLAETLGKSADAEKYTALAKDFAKKWMDKAEDGDHYSLTFDKKGTWSQKYNMVWNKLLGLDIFPEEVAQKEIAYYLTKQEAFGLPLDSRKMYTKSDWVIWTAAMAEDEADEKALIDPMYTYIDQTPNRIPVSDWHQTTNAESVGFRARSVVGGYWMPVLKDQLLKN from the coding sequence ATGACTTTTAACATGAAAAAATGGGCAAAGCTACTGCTAGCGGGAGGAATGGCCTCGCTAGTGAGCTGTCAAAATGCTGCCCAACAGCATTCCAACGGAGCGGTAGCAGAAGACATGAGTACGCTTCGGCCCCCTGCTTATCCGCTGATCACCGTGGATCCTTACCTAAGCGTTTGGAGCATGGGTGATGCGCTTAATGGTGACGCTACGCGTCATTGGACAGGAGTGACCAATGACCTTCAGGGAATCATCCGTGTAGATGGAAAGTCCTATTATTTTTTGGGACAAGAAATGACCGAAACGGAGACGGTACTTCCGCTGACTGGGCTGGAGGAACCGTGGAGTTATTCCCTGGAAAAGCCGTCACCAAAATGGAATGAGCTGGGCTATGAAGAAGGTAAGCAATGGAAAACCACCAAAGGGGCATTTACCAATGGAGACGATAGCCCAGCCCCTAACCAGTGGAATACAGAAGACATTTGGGTCAGAAGGCCGTTTGAGCTAGAAAAGACTGATTTTTATGACCTAATGCTCAATGTCCATCATGATGATAATGTGAAAGTATATCTGAACGGAGTACTGGCATATGAAAAAGAAGGCTGGGTCAGCAGGCCAGCGACCGTAGCGATCAATGAGAAAGCCAAAGCAGCATTAAAGAAAGGAGAGAATCTACTGGCCATCCATTGCCAAAACACCACAGGCGGAGCATTTTTGGATGCGGGGTTGGTAGAAGTGATCGCGCCAAGTGTGGACATTGCCCAAGCAGGGCAGACTTTTTCGAAGGTGAACGCCACAGAAACCCATTACAGCTTTGATGCTGGTGGAGTGGCCCTTGATGTGACCTTTACGGCACCGATGCTTCCCGATAACCTTGAAGTGATGACCCGACCTGCCAATTACGTTACGTTCGAAGTGGCGGCAACGGACAGCAAGGAACATGATGTGCAGGTGTATTTCAGCGCCGCAGGTAATTTGGCAGTAAATACCATGAACCAGCAGGTGACATGGGAGCGTCCTCAAATACCTGGTTTGAAAGCCATGAAAGTAGGGACGAGTACCCAGCCGGTCCTGGAAAAGAAAGGGGACAATGTGAGAATCGACTGGGGATACTTGTACTTGACGGCTGCAGACCAGGAAAACATCACCTCCCAAATTGATGTGAATACCAACAGTGTGGCGGGATTTGCCAAAAATGGTAAGCTTAGTGATAAGGATGCTGACCAAAAGCCCATCGCATTGGATGATCAGATGATCACTTCAGCTTTTTCTTTTGATTTTGGAAAGGTAGGAGAGAAGCCCAAGGAGAATTTCTTGACGCTGGCCTACGATGATCTGTATTCGGTGCAGTTTTTCAATCAAAACCTGAAAGCTTGGTGGAAGAAATATGGCATGAGCACCGAAGAAATGCTCCAAGCTGCTCAAACGGATTATGCTAAACTGAAAGCTGAAAGTGAGCAATTTGACCAGCAGATTTACCAAGATGCTTTTGCAGCAGCTGGAAAAGAATATGCCGAGATGTGTGCCTTGGTTTACCGACAGGCGGTGGCTGCGCATAAAACCGTTGAGGGGCCAAATGGTGAACTGTTTTTCTTCTCAAAGGAGAATTTCAGTAACGGATCTATCGGGACGGTGGATGTGACGTATCCTTCAGCGCCATTGTTTTTGATCTATAATCCAGACCTGCTCAAAGGAATGATCGAACCGATCTTCTATTACAGTGAAAGTGGCAAATGGGCCAAGCCTTTCCCTGCCCATGATGTGGGGACCTATCCGCTCGCCAATGGCCAAACCTATGGAGAGGATATGCCTGTAGAGGAAGCTGGGAACATGCTGCTGTTGACCGCCGCCATAGCCAAGGTGGAAGGAAATGCTGATTATGCACAGAAGCACTGGGATATCATGACCACTTGGGTGGAATACCTGGCCAAGGAAGGATTTGATCCGGCCAATCAGCTCTGCACGGATGATTTTGCAGGGCACCTTGCACATAATGCAAACCTGTCTGTGAAGGCCATTATGGCAATAGCTGGATACGGTCAGTTGGCAGAAACGTTGGGAAAGTCTGCTGATGCTGAAAAGTACACCGCCTTAGCAAAAGATTTCGCCAAAAAATGGATGGACAAAGCGGAAGATGGTGATCATTATAGTTTGACCTTTGACAAGAAGGGGACGTGGAGCCAGAAGTACAACATGGTTTGGAATAAGCTGTTAGGGCTGGATATTTTTCCGGAGGAAGTAGCCCAAAAGGAAATTGCCTATTACCTTACCAAGCAGGAAGCTTTTGGGTTGCCCTTGGATAGCCGTAAGATGTACACAAAGTCTGACTGGGTGATCTGGACAGCTGCCATGGCCGAGGATGAGGCCGATGAAAAAGCACTGATCGATCCGATGTACACTTATATCGACCAGACGCCAAACCGGATCCCTGTGAGCGATTGGCACCAAACGACCAATGCCGAATCGGTAGGGTTTAGGGCCAGGTCAGTAGTCGGAGGATACTGGATGCCGGTGCTAAAGGATCAATTATTGAAAAATTAG
- a CDS encoding beta-L-arabinofuranosidase domain-containing protein, with the protein MTQYPILKTIISAVLLVLLFSCGKKEQATEVSVVERIDTAATNAHYISNRAPLKPSALIKLPVGSVKPEGFLKEYLVRQKNGLTGHLGEISAWLQKEDNAWLSKDGEGDWGWEEVPYWLKGYANIGYLLEDQQMIEEAKVWLEGTMNSQRADGNFGPKHFDGENQDFWANMIMLYCLQSYYEYSQDERVLDLMTKYFKFQMTVPDEHFLNGYWQKLRGGDNLRSVFWLYNRTGEPFLLELAEKLHRNTSDWVGRGHDLEDIHNYYEVRDGGEVPDWYRDQIDWHNVNHAQAFREPAQYYLLSHDDSHLKATYENFDIIRAHFGQVPGGMFGSDENARPGYADPRQGVETCGMVEQMNSDEHLLRITGDPFWADHAEEVAYNTYPAAVMPDFKSLHYITSPNMALLDAENHAPGIANSGPFLMMNPFSSRCCQHNHSQGWPYFVENLWMATPDNGLVAAIYGPSNVTAKVGAGQEVTIQETTHYPFRGQLEFTVETVQPTAFPLYLRIPAWTTDAAVSVNGKTVKENVKGAGYVKLAREWKSGDKVSLSLSMEVEVKTWENNNNSFSVSRGPLTYSLQIGEDYIRKESDETAIWDSKWQEGVDTKKWPSWEIRPTTDWNYTLVLDKNNPAASLEVEERPWPESDFPFTPDEVPVLIKAKGKQIPQWTLDQYGLVGELKDLPVSSDQLETDVTLIPMGAARLRITAFPDVK; encoded by the coding sequence ATGACTCAATACCCAATATTAAAAACCATTATCAGTGCAGTGCTGCTTGTTCTTCTCTTTTCGTGTGGAAAGAAGGAGCAGGCCACTGAGGTGTCGGTGGTGGAGCGCATTGATACCGCAGCTACCAACGCTCATTATATCAGCAATAGAGCTCCACTAAAGCCCAGTGCCTTGATCAAGTTGCCTGTAGGCTCAGTAAAGCCGGAAGGGTTTCTGAAGGAATACTTGGTACGCCAAAAAAATGGATTGACCGGTCATTTGGGCGAAATCAGTGCCTGGCTACAGAAGGAAGACAATGCTTGGCTCAGTAAGGATGGCGAAGGAGATTGGGGATGGGAAGAAGTACCTTACTGGCTCAAAGGCTATGCGAATATTGGTTATTTACTGGAAGACCAGCAGATGATCGAGGAAGCCAAGGTCTGGCTTGAAGGAACAATGAACAGCCAGCGTGCGGATGGTAATTTTGGTCCGAAGCACTTTGATGGAGAAAACCAAGATTTCTGGGCCAATATGATCATGCTCTACTGCCTTCAGTCCTACTACGAATACTCCCAGGACGAAAGGGTGCTGGATTTGATGACCAAGTATTTTAAGTTTCAAATGACTGTACCGGATGAGCATTTCCTCAATGGATATTGGCAAAAACTACGTGGCGGAGACAATCTCCGAAGTGTTTTTTGGCTGTATAACCGCACGGGAGAGCCTTTCTTGCTTGAATTGGCTGAGAAGCTGCATCGAAACACTTCCGACTGGGTTGGGAGAGGCCATGACCTAGAGGATATCCATAATTACTATGAAGTACGCGATGGAGGGGAAGTACCCGACTGGTACCGTGACCAGATTGACTGGCACAATGTCAATCATGCGCAGGCGTTTAGAGAGCCGGCGCAGTATTATTTGCTGAGCCACGATGACAGCCACCTGAAAGCTACGTATGAAAATTTCGACATTATTCGGGCGCATTTTGGACAAGTACCCGGTGGGATGTTTGGCAGTGATGAAAATGCCCGTCCGGGGTATGCAGATCCACGTCAGGGAGTCGAGACCTGTGGCATGGTAGAGCAGATGAACTCTGATGAGCATTTGCTTCGCATCACTGGCGATCCATTTTGGGCCGATCATGCTGAGGAGGTAGCCTATAATACTTATCCAGCGGCGGTGATGCCGGATTTCAAATCGCTGCATTACATCACTTCACCCAATATGGCACTGCTTGATGCCGAGAACCACGCTCCGGGTATTGCCAATAGCGGCCCGTTCCTGATGATGAATCCTTTCAGTTCGCGTTGTTGTCAGCATAATCATTCGCAGGGCTGGCCGTATTTTGTGGAAAATCTATGGATGGCTACCCCTGATAATGGTTTGGTGGCTGCGATCTATGGCCCAAGTAATGTGACAGCCAAAGTCGGTGCTGGACAGGAAGTGACCATACAGGAGACTACCCATTATCCTTTCCGTGGACAATTGGAGTTTACCGTGGAAACAGTCCAGCCAACAGCTTTCCCCCTTTATTTACGTATTCCAGCTTGGACTACTGATGCCGCTGTGAGCGTAAATGGCAAGACGGTAAAGGAAAATGTGAAAGGTGCAGGCTATGTTAAACTGGCTCGGGAATGGAAATCCGGTGACAAGGTGAGTTTGTCCTTGTCTATGGAAGTTGAGGTGAAGACTTGGGAAAACAACAACAACAGCTTTAGCGTAAGCCGTGGCCCATTGACCTATTCGCTTCAGATCGGGGAAGATTATATCCGAAAAGAAAGTGACGAAACGGCCATTTGGGACTCCAAGTGGCAAGAAGGCGTGGATACCAAAAAGTGGCCATCTTGGGAAATCCGTCCCACTACTGATTGGAATTATACCTTGGTATTGGATAAGAATAATCCTGCTGCTTCACTGGAAGTGGAAGAACGGCCTTGGCCGGAGAGTGATTTTCCGTTTACTCCTGACGAGGTGCCTGTTTTGATCAAAGCGAAAGGAAAGCAAATTCCGCAATGGACCCTAGACCAATACGGATTGGTGGGGGAACTGAAGGATTTACCAGTCAGTTCCGATCAACTGGAGACAGACGTAACGCTCATCCCAATGGGGGCAGCCAGGTTACGCATCACAGCGTTTCCCGATGTTAAGTAA
- a CDS encoding RagB/SusD family nutrient uptake outer membrane protein codes for MKKIILSICACVALFTACNDEEFLTREPQDILLEDQVWESEDLVLSVLADLYNRIPDYQQLESWWNYTNFDEAFASNAGDYWRHQNQDYGYGDWGMWDYGFIRDLNLFIESAEAADQLDPNVRDRFIAEAKFIRAMSYFEHVKRMGGVPLILESLEYDYSGDPTYLQYPRAKEHEIYDFVIEEMEAIKGDLPDGGTVSRATMGAALALEARAALYAASIAKYGQNTPNVSLPGEEVGIPASMADGYYTTALDAAEELMGMGTYQLYNNDPDPAENFTNIFLNKSANNEVIFAKDYLVQARTHYFTIETIPRSLREENTVGGKLNPSLNLVQSFELLDNTFAPLPTTDENGDPIYYDEPEDIFAGRDPRLAGTVILPGTTFRGSEVDIWAGWRTADGGLITSDQLGGRGELPNGESAQLVGFDGPIPNLEWSAQNGFYIRKFVDTQVGSGQRGTRSSVWWIRFRYAEVLLNAAEAAFELGDNAKAAEYMNQVRRRAGMPVDLAPSEITFDRIIHERRVELSFENHILWDYKRWRIAHQVWNGEAVPLTNDPSESQAISTRVFGLNPYKVYAPGTANHEKWVFEEFLPTPVFNPHRFRLGNYYSRIGDDVLNGNPKIVRNPNH; via the coding sequence ATGAAAAAAATCATATTAAGTATTTGTGCATGCGTAGCCTTGTTTACCGCATGTAACGATGAAGAATTCCTTACCCGCGAGCCACAGGATATCCTGTTGGAAGATCAGGTATGGGAAAGTGAGGATTTGGTGCTGTCCGTTTTGGCAGACCTCTATAATAGAATTCCAGATTACCAACAGCTAGAGAGCTGGTGGAACTATACCAATTTTGATGAGGCTTTTGCTTCCAATGCCGGTGATTACTGGAGACATCAAAACCAAGACTATGGTTATGGTGATTGGGGCATGTGGGACTACGGATTTATCCGTGACCTTAACCTCTTCATAGAGAGCGCCGAGGCGGCTGATCAGCTTGACCCGAATGTAAGGGACAGGTTTATTGCCGAGGCCAAATTTATCCGTGCCATGTCGTATTTTGAACATGTCAAAAGAATGGGGGGAGTACCCTTGATTTTAGAATCATTGGAATATGACTACAGTGGAGATCCTACCTACTTGCAGTATCCGAGGGCAAAAGAGCATGAAATCTATGATTTTGTGATTGAAGAGATGGAGGCCATCAAAGGGGATTTGCCTGATGGAGGTACTGTATCTAGGGCTACAATGGGAGCTGCATTGGCTTTAGAAGCAAGAGCTGCTTTGTATGCCGCTTCTATTGCAAAATATGGACAGAATACTCCTAACGTGTCCCTTCCTGGTGAAGAAGTAGGTATTCCCGCGAGCATGGCAGATGGTTACTATACTACTGCATTGGATGCAGCAGAAGAGCTGATGGGTATGGGAACTTACCAGTTGTACAATAATGATCCAGATCCTGCAGAAAACTTTACCAATATCTTCCTGAACAAATCAGCGAATAATGAGGTGATTTTTGCCAAGGACTATTTGGTGCAGGCCCGAACACATTATTTCACCATCGAGACCATTCCGAGATCCCTTCGTGAAGAAAATACGGTAGGGGGTAAACTGAACCCTTCACTGAATTTGGTACAATCTTTCGAGCTATTGGACAATACCTTTGCGCCGTTGCCGACGACGGATGAAAACGGTGATCCGATCTATTACGATGAACCAGAGGACATCTTTGCAGGTAGGGATCCAAGATTGGCAGGAACTGTGATCCTTCCAGGGACTACATTTAGAGGAAGTGAAGTAGATATCTGGGCTGGATGGAGAACAGCGGACGGAGGCTTGATTACTTCCGACCAACTAGGCGGGAGAGGCGAGCTGCCTAACGGCGAAAGTGCCCAGCTAGTAGGCTTTGACGGTCCCATACCTAACCTGGAATGGTCTGCACAGAATGGCTTTTATATCAGAAAGTTTGTGGATACCCAGGTTGGTTCAGGACAACGTGGTACGAGGAGTTCGGTATGGTGGATTCGTTTTCGCTATGCAGAGGTGCTGCTGAACGCTGCGGAGGCGGCATTCGAGTTGGGGGACAACGCCAAGGCAGCCGAGTACATGAACCAAGTAAGGAGAAGAGCAGGTATGCCAGTGGATTTGGCGCCTTCGGAAATTACATTTGACAGGATCATACACGAACGTAGAGTGGAGCTTTCTTTCGAGAACCATATCTTATGGGACTATAAACGATGGAGAATAGCCCACCAAGTGTGGAATGGTGAAGCGGTACCGCTTACCAATGACCCTAGTGAATCACAAGCCATCAGTACCCGTGTATTTGGGCTGAACCCTTACAAAGTGTACGCACCTGGCACCGCGAACCATGAGAAATGGGTATTTGAGGAGTTTTTGCCAACCCCGGTATTTAACCCACACAGGTTCCGTTTGGGCAACTATTATTCCCGAATCGGTGACGATGTACTGAACGGCAATCCGAAGATTGTCAGAAACCCTAACCATTAA
- a CDS encoding family 43 glycosylhydrolase, whose amino-acid sequence MKPLLALIFYIATMISMLACSSNAQEPVPDPVEEDEEDVQGQYTNPVWEPVLADPTVVKSGETFYAYGTEDNWGDEGGYHLVPVIKSKDLTHWELVGDALSSKPTWKPEGGIWAPDVTKVGDQYFMYYSFSTWGDANPGIGLAIADNPEGPFEDYGKIFDSQSIGVSNSIDPFFYEEDGHKYLFWGSFRGLFMIKLTEDGKATEGQKVQVAGDHLEASYILKKNGFYYLFGSYGSCCEGANSSYQVWVGRSEKLEGPYLDKAGNRLLDGHFGELVVKGNLGDNGFAGPGHNAEVVTDKEGTDWLIYHGMLKSQPRTNNGTNRRTLLIDPILWNDGWPMLFRHEPSTTATDGPKF is encoded by the coding sequence ATGAAACCACTGTTAGCTTTGATTTTTTATATAGCCACAATGATATCCATGTTGGCCTGCTCTAGCAATGCCCAGGAGCCTGTTCCTGATCCTGTGGAGGAGGATGAAGAAGATGTCCAAGGTCAATACACCAATCCCGTTTGGGAGCCGGTTTTGGCAGATCCCACAGTGGTGAAGTCGGGAGAAACTTTCTATGCCTATGGCACCGAAGACAATTGGGGCGATGAAGGGGGGTATCACCTCGTGCCCGTGATCAAATCAAAAGACTTAACCCATTGGGAGTTGGTGGGGGATGCGCTATCCTCCAAACCCACATGGAAGCCAGAAGGGGGCATCTGGGCACCAGATGTCACCAAAGTAGGCGATCAGTATTTTATGTATTATTCCTTTTCCACCTGGGGAGATGCCAACCCTGGTATTGGCTTGGCCATAGCGGACAATCCGGAAGGCCCATTTGAGGATTACGGGAAAATTTTTGACTCCCAAAGCATTGGTGTAAGCAATTCCATTGATCCCTTTTTTTATGAAGAAGATGGTCATAAATACTTGTTTTGGGGAAGTTTTAGAGGGCTTTTTATGATAAAGCTCACCGAAGACGGAAAGGCTACCGAAGGACAGAAAGTCCAAGTAGCCGGCGATCACCTTGAAGCCAGCTATATTTTAAAGAAAAACGGTTTTTATTACCTTTTTGGATCATATGGTTCTTGCTGTGAAGGAGCCAACAGCAGTTATCAAGTTTGGGTGGGAAGATCAGAAAAACTGGAAGGTCCCTATCTGGACAAAGCAGGAAATAGGCTCTTGGACGGCCACTTTGGAGAGCTGGTGGTCAAGGGGAATCTTGGCGATAACGGTTTTGCAGGGCCAGGGCATAACGCAGAAGTCGTCACCGATAAAGAAGGAACTGACTGGCTGATTTACCATGGTATGCTTAAAAGCCAGCCCAGGACCAATAATGGTACCAACAGAAGAACACTGCTGATTGATCCGATTCTCTGGAACGACGGTTGGCCGATGCTCTTCAGGCACGAACCCAGCACCACGGCCACTGATGGCCCAAAATTTTAA
- a CDS encoding DUF3823 domain-containing protein, producing the protein MKKNIKYLAGLCLMALGMSSCEYDNYDEPKLLFDGNIVYEGEPIGVSYNDVYFQLWEEGWQTFGNIGVAIDQDGSFSSLLFAGDYKLIIPADQGPFMNLTNSESGSDTIPLNLTGSMNMDIEVLPYYMIRNVDISGNSSEVTANFSLEQIITDANARGVNEVVLYLSKTAFVDGRTSISSARLGGGDIADMSSIQLSTEVPNMTPTQGYVFARVGLRIDGVEDMLFSNIERIDF; encoded by the coding sequence ATGAAAAAGAACATAAAATATCTTGCGGGACTTTGCCTGATGGCTTTGGGCATGAGTTCTTGTGAATATGACAACTACGATGAGCCCAAGTTGCTTTTTGATGGTAACATTGTGTATGAAGGTGAACCCATTGGCGTAAGCTATAATGACGTTTACTTCCAGCTGTGGGAAGAGGGATGGCAAACCTTTGGAAACATTGGTGTGGCCATAGACCAAGATGGTTCATTCAGTTCCCTGCTGTTTGCAGGAGATTACAAGTTGATCATCCCAGCCGATCAGGGGCCATTTATGAACCTGACCAACTCGGAATCAGGTTCGGATACCATTCCCTTGAACCTCACGGGGAGCATGAATATGGACATCGAGGTGCTTCCATATTACATGATCCGAAATGTGGACATTTCCGGCAACAGCAGTGAGGTGACTGCCAATTTTAGCTTGGAACAAATCATCACAGATGCCAATGCCCGCGGTGTAAACGAAGTGGTGCTTTACTTGAGCAAGACGGCATTCGTGGACGGACGTACCAGTATCAGCTCTGCCAGATTGGGCGGAGGAGATATTGCTGATATGTCCAGTATCCAATTGTCCACAGAGGTGCCTAACATGACACCTACACAAGGTTATGTCTTTGCCAGAGTGGGACTGAGGATCGATGGTGTGGAGGATATGCTGTTTTCTAACATCGAAAGAATAGATTTCTAA